GAATGCGTTGTTCGTCGTGTTATGGTGGACGTACACCTTCCACCACGCCCTTCCCTCCCCTCGCCCCTGTCGTTATCCACCCGGGGTGGGTTTATTGCAGCCGCGTACCGATTTCCACACGTGCGATCGCGTTACCTCATGGAGCTGCGTGTTTGCGATTAATTGCGCAAGATCTAACGCAGCTGCCGACCTTCGTGGATCCTGGCGATCTTGCCACACCGACACGGACAGGACGGTAGCACGGGGCAACCAGTTCCCCTGTGAGAAATTTAAACGATCGATGGATACtgcgtatgtatgtacttggtgGAAATCGTTCCCACGTCATTTGACGATGAAATGATTGATCGGTGACGGGCTACTAGGAAAATCATCGTGgttcttttaataataattgcatTGGTTTTGTTTAAGTGGACTCGCGAGGAAGTGCAGAAGGTTTTGATGTGtagttgtaatcagaaggaaattccctacatattcaaagagtttcagaaatttttgagtTTCCGagttcgagatgttcccttgtaagcctaCTTGTAAGTATACTTGAGAAAGTATAGTTGGTCGATGCtacacatcgatggcttacaagggaacatctcgaactcggaaattcaaaaaattctgaaaccctttgaatatgtagggaatttccttctgattacaacacaatttttgcttgctgcttaaattcactctaagggggtgtaattgacccctgaaaatccggttacttttcgattttgtattataactcgtgaattgtcaaataattttttcaccaaatgatagattcaattaaaagaagtaactttcttcttgaaacttttttatagCCGTTTCTTCGGGGGttagtttcacccccttcgagtgaatttaggcagccaacaaaaattgcgttttaatcagaaggaaatctccTGCATATTGACAAAGTTTCggaggtttttgaattttcgggttcgggaccttTCAttgttagtgcacaaatattgggGTATAAGTTTAAACATGCAACGGTAcatatgaaaaatattatttttgacaaatttatgaagtatatacgaatgtgatttttatacagcataaagaaacagtcaaaaactatattttgcatgtaaaaactgaaatttcacaaaaaggtggacatacaatatttctgcactaaGCCGTCGATATGAAATAATGCGATTCATTCGTGACAGGCAATAGTGGGagtaattaaaaatgttatacgGATCAAAGTAGCCACTGCAGCTTAATTATGGTTTAATTTTTATGTATGGGTACGTAGCGAGGCACTGTAATGAGCAAAATTTTGAACTGTATTTTTTTGCAAACTCTTGAATACTGTATCCTGTTCTAGTTCTTGTTCGAGCTATTGAACTAGGTTTATTTAGGttgatttaatttatttcaagtTGCAGGATTGTTTAATCCACTTCTGATTTGGATGTTAAGCGTGTAACGCGATGATTAGCATCGTAGCTAATTCGAGGGAAAATTGTGGATTCGAGAtgcatttataattaattagagatTCACGTGTAATAGAGCTGATAGCTTTCCACGACGATATTAGCGGTATTAACGATCGTGGAAGCGGATATTGATACAAGTGTAACCCACATTCGTTGTTATTTAACGCCTCGTGTTTTAGTACGTACTGGATAAACTTTAACGGTCCCAAGAATATCGGGCAAACTGTAATTACTCGGTGCTTGCTGCCACTGAATTACGTTTCTGGCACAGAATTACCAGcagatatttgtataaataCATTCTCCTCCTGAGACGCATGGCACGACGCAGCTAACGGTCACAGTGCGTTCGATCAATTTTACATAGAACATCGCTGAGGAAAGCGACAAGAAGTTGGTCAATCATGGTTCAccgcagaaattcgaaatatgcCCAGCTGTTTTTTTACGCTTTGCAAAACACGCTCTATATTCCGAAGAAAAAATCGCAATCGGATTTCTTCCGGGCATCAGCCATTTAATCAGAGTAATCCAAGGAATTTTAACGATGCAATTGCGAGAAATAATTATTCTGGGCGTTTTACATATTAGCGGAAGAAATCTCACGCTTTCATAAACTCCTCGACGGAAAATTTACAGATCCCTTTTCTGGAACAGCAgtattgtttttaaaatgctgTTGTTGAATTGCAAACCTCACTTAACTGCAAAATCGTCGTTATTAGGTTGGAAACGTAATTTGATACGGAAACTGTTCTCAGTAGATTGCATCTGCTATGCAGATGTGGTTAAGGTTCAACCGGTAAAGTGAATATTTTCCGCATAAACAGTAAAAATGAgctaattaaaatatattaatactgtaaactgtaaatttAAGGATCGCAAACTGTGTAACACAAATATGCACCAGTTGGATTAAATAACAGTCATCACTTACCAGTCTGATGTACATGCTGATCATCTCCGTCAGCTGTGGGGCTCGATTCGTGTGCAATGGCAGCCTGACTCCCGATGCAATCTGCATGACACACACACCAACCCTGGGAGAGCTGACAGAGACGATGTCCTCCAAGGGTAGGGTCTCCAGGATGACTAGATCGCCGTTTGGAGTGCGTTTGATCAAACGAAGACCGTGGTGAGAGACTGCCACGTGTTGGGTTTCTGGATGCTGCGGACCGATCTGACGGAAAGATGAattcaaataaattcaaatcatcatactctaaaataattttacagtaaaaaaaacCTTGGAAAGCACTAACTAAAgccaaaattaaataaaatactaaaaacACTTAAATTTCTAAGATAGgaatttgatgaaatttaagTAAAACGAAGCCAGTGTCAGCTGACAATACAATAAAGAAGCAAGAGAGTCTAAGACACTTATAGGAACGATAACTAGCAGTACGTTGTTCAATGCCTTCGAAGTCAGACTAGCAATAAAGCTTCAATATCCCAGTAGTCGACAATGCAATTTAAccgttgcattttcttttcgcgACTTTCCTTTCGGGAATGTCACGTATGATTAACCATGTATAAACACCCTGCACGGTAATTATTACCAACAGCCAGCCGCAGGCCGTGGCAAAAGCGCGAAACGAACAGAACCGAATTTAATTCGCCTTAATAACTGGCAACACCCAAGAAAACAGATTGCTCACCGATACTGGAAATATCCTGGCGAAATATAGGGGCCACTGTTTAGCCATATCGACCACGTTCTTCTTGATGGTGATCTTGTGCTGCGTGCTCTGCAGGTTGTCCAACGTGACGCCATAGTTGTCCAGCATCTTCAGCATGTTCTGCCTGTCCTCCTTCGTGATCCTGATGCTGGACGTGGCGAGGACGTCGTACGCCACCTGGCAGAACACCAGGTGCAGGGCCAGGGGACTGTTGAGCGTTTCGTTGGGAGCGAACACTTCCTTCTTCACCCTCAACGTCCACGTCACCCTGTTGTATGTGAAGTGGGCGGTGGAAGTTTGAGGGTAGAGCTTCGTGTTCATCACTTCCTGAACCTTCTCGATCTCCGGCTTCTCTGCTGGTGGCAGCACTGGTCTGAGGAACTCGGGCCACTCTTCGATCTCGATCCTCTCCATCTTGTCGGTGCGATGGGTCGACGCCACGCTGGACCTCCTGTCGGTGTCACGATCCAGTTTCTTGAAGCTCTGGCGAGCGGCTGCGAAAGAATCCCTCGTGTTCGGCATCACGCCAAAGTCCCTGGGCGATGGCATACCGAAGCTGTCTCTAGACTTCGGGGACACGTCCCTGGTCATCCCGAAGGGATCCCTCTTGGAGCTCGAGTTCTCGAATATGTCCCTGGCATACTTGGGGTCGAAGATGTCCGAGTTCATGTCTCGACGTGAATCGAAGTCGGAGCTTCTGTCTCTGGCTGAACTGGCCATGTCAGTGCTGTCCTTTCCGTAGAAGTCCTTGGACTTCTGGTCCTGCGAACGAGACTTGTCGAACTCGCTCCTGTACTCGTGGCTCTCCCGCAGGTGCTGCTGGGACGCGAATATGTCTCGACTGTGGCTGAACATGTCACGCTGGGTCTTGGAAAAGTGTTCGAAGGTCTCCGAGTCCGGGGATGTCCTGAAGGAGTCCCGAGACTTCGGCTCAACTGGGGCTGGGGGTGATCTTGGTTGTGGCACGCCAGATTGACTGAAATTTTAAAGATAGATTGATTATTGAATGAAAGAGTTCTGTAGTCGTAAAGCGGATTATTGTAGACATGCTAAATCGAAGGCTCCCTATTCTTTTTCGTTTAAGGAATTGTTGCAGCAAGCGGATGATTCATTCCTATGCTATTCTACTTCTAAGTTGGGTTTGAACAATACCTATTGCTGTACATGCTTCCACCTCTAGGACTAGGCGGTTGTGGAGGTGTGACCGGAAGCGGAGGTGGCACAGGCCTCTCCATCCTTTCGATCTGCGTTCTGACTACTTGAGCTTGAGTCATCATGTCGGTGGTGCCTTTCGAAGTAACGCTTTGCGTGTCATCGGCTGTTGAAGCATAATCGTCCCATCGACCTCCTTCGAaacatgaaaaaatgttacaagATCTTCATTGCCCATTGATTATATTCATTTGGAGGGTGTAAAAATTTAGTTACCTAATTGTTGTTCGAGCAGAAGTTTCCTATTGTCCTCCAAACGCTTCACTTTGCCATCTTCTCGGGGAAGTGCAGGTTTCTCAGTAGTTTTCGTCGATCTTACGCTATGATTCGCCGTCACTTTCTCTAATCTTTGCCGCATTTCGGAGCTGAGCTTCAATTTTCCAATGCTACCTGGCGACGGCCTCTGTGCACCCACTTCTAACCCAGACCTGAACAGGTATCGATAACATATTAAGTCAAAACTGTGATACAAACTAAAATTTATATAACTGTACAAGGTATGCATCATACTTggacttcttcttcctcttctccccTTCCTCTTTATACCCATTTTCGTGTTTAGCGGTAGAAGCCGAAGCGTGATTCACCGCTGCCCTCTCCTCGTTCCCAACgatatttacaatttcaaattcttcccaTTCAACTCCGCCCTCTGTGCTTGGCTCGCCGTCACCCTGATTGTACTCTTGATACTGGGGTGTAATCTttcgttgctgttgctgctgacgCATCTTGAACTCTATGAAGCTGTCTTGGCTTTGATTCTCGTTCGAATCGCTCGGTGGAGGCCACCTGAAGAGAATAGCGTCGAAGACTAGGTCAAAGAGTAATAAACAGTAATGGTGACTTAAGCTGACAAATGTATTACAATCTGTAGCGTTAGAGACTTGAATGgcttaaatttttatcattcaAACGTCTCATTATTATTAAACTTTCTTCATTTCTGTTATCCTATCATCGAAAGTAAAGTTTCAAGCTCACCTCCATTTGCCAATTCGAACAGTTTTCGCCCTTCCATAGGGATCAAGGAATGGCCTCGATTCCGATGGATCATGAGACTCCAACGGCGGTGGCATAGGCGGCGGGGGTGGCACACCCTTGTTGTTGCTCGAATTCGACAGATTACTGTCTACGCTACTCTTTCGGTTTTTCAGTTCGCTCAATACGTTCGTAAAGTTACTCTGCACGTTGTTCTTGTTTGCACTCGGCCTCTTAACATCCGTCGGGACGGATGATTTTTTGTCAGCCGATTTTCTGTCAACGCTAACTTTCCTCACCGCGTAGTCGACGCTCGTCTTCCTAACGGTTTCAGAGTTCTTCCGTGCAGGACTCTGGGAACGATGGATCTGAGCTTTAACAGTCATTTCTTGACGCTGATTCGATGCCGGTGTCCCTTGCTTCTCTGTTGACCATAGTTCAGCATCCTCTGGTTCCCTAAACGATACCTAATAACGGCAAAATGTATTTTACAAGCTCGTCTGTTGATGACATTTTAAATGGAGATATGGCACAACTCCTTGAAAGCATCTCGAGTTAAGTTCAGGGTTACTTGTCGAGTATTTTACAATATAACTAATTGTACACATGCTTTAAGTGATTTTACTCGTGACAGTATGTACAGTGCTGCAAAAAATTGTAGGTTGCTGGGAATTTCGACTATGTGCTTGAGGAGTATTGAGCAACCATTCATTTAGGTTTTCATTGATGCTGTACTTTAAACATAGAAGGGGGAAATGATCAGTTTTTAGCTATGCTCTGAGAGTACATATGTGTTCGATGAAACTTTTATGGAAAATTCTGTTAAATTTTGTTACTATCAATAGCCTATTTAAGATGCTATTGCTTAGTTTATGTCCTCAGATGTTCAAtagttatttagtttattgctcCATCATATACATTATATTTTTGGTATCATTAAAATTCTTGCAAGAAATGCTTAAATATCGTAAAACTAGAAATTTAATATCTCCCAGTTTTTCCTTTATTACAAGTGCATTCAGCTGCAATGAAATAACAATTTCACCccttattattatacatatcaGGCTCTACCTCCTGCAGATCAGTATGGTCCAACTATTCCATACGAATAAGAAATAATTACCAAGTAATTAACCACTCGATGTACTCATCAAATCTAATTACAAGGAACCTACATTTTCCAACACCACTGTACAAAACGATTTTACAAACGTGTTCATAGAAATCCTTCCCACAACCGGTTAATATCTTCAAAATATGttacaatatttatatatatatatatgcttatCTGACATCGATACATCATCGTTACGTTCAAGAACACCGACGCAATCATTAACATGAATCGACCAGCGGTTTTGAATTTGTTAGATGAAATCTGTAGATACCTTGGAGTAGCGTCCAATAGAATCATTGGGCCCCATTTGGGCACCGTTTTGGGGGGCTGGGGGGACAAGATTCATACTGGAGGGGCCCGCGGACAACACCGTGCCCTGGAAACACACACCCATGCCGCGATGCGGCTCAGAAGCCCCACAGGATCGTCCGTAAAGGACGCGGACCTCTCTATCGAGAGCGATCGCAATCACTGAAGCTGCTCGTGCAGTGGTTCCGCGAGAGTGATCGTGTTAGTACCAGTTATGTGATCGTGAATCGTGAAAGTGACAAGCCATACGACGGCCATCCATTCACTGTGATGACATTTAACATGCAATCCACTGTTTATGGATGTTACGACATCGTGAGTATTATTGTGCGACGAGGTACGCAATGTGTGTCTGTTTTTTACACGGTCTGTATGGTATCTGTGTGCGAGGTGTGTTTGCGCTCGTTCTATGACTATCTTCTGGGACGAGGCCATTTAAGCAAAAACCAACAAGCAATCTACAAGTGACTCTAAAGTTGCAAACCCATGATGAGACAAAAACATCGTGTCTCACACGAGACtctaatctcacgagacaattattccATCATTTCActatgttttaattattttgtaaaatagtttcgtgaaattacactctcatgagacaagtttcgtgatatatatttttttcaaaaatctcatctctcgtgactatttccattatttccatttagttgttgctgagatttttggctcacgatagaaaagtctcgtgtaaaTTCTCATCGTGGCTTTATAATACTTCAATATTGAATCTTAAAAAAGAGAATAGCCAAAGAAAATTTCCCGATTTCTACTATCATGAAGTTACCATTTTAAACTTGAGAAATATACAGGTTGACTATCGTCCCACAAAATAATCAAGGACACGTCTCGTGTCTCAACAGTTCGGTATCATTAATCACTGTTACCAAGGATCATTAACAGCTTCTCACCGGTTGCTGGGAAGAATTCTGAGGGCTCTGAACGAGTAGTTGCTGGAGGGCTTGGTTCTGCGCCAGCAGCTGCTGCTGAATCTGTATATTCTGCGCCATAGCACTCTGCAGGAAGGCTCTCTGTAAATTCTGCTGATAGGCCATCATTTCGTTGTTCGGATTCGGCGGTGAATTGGGGTACTGAGGAAGGCTGAGGCCCTGCATGCTGTAAATCGGTATGGGCATGAACCCTGCGCCCATGTTCATGCTGGTATTCTGTGCAGGTGGCACCTGCTGGGTTGCACTGAACATTGGCATCATCATCGGGGGTGACATCATTCCTGGCGTGATTGCGCCGAAATTGTAACTAGCGTTCTGATTCGGTATGTCCATGTTCCCTCCACCTTTGATCTTCACTGATAACTCTCTCGCTGTGATGGTCTCGTTTTGGGAGCCATTCATCATCATCCCAAGGAAatcgtcgacggtttcgagtCTCCTTGAGCCTTCTGGATTGTCAGGCTTGTACCTGCTCTTCAAATTTTCGAGAATCATGGCGCCACTCTGTGACCTATCATCGCCTGTACCCTTGATACTGGCTGCCAGGCTCCTCGCGTCGGACAGCTCGTCCAAATTTCCGTCCAGAACTGGCATGAACAACTCGTCCAAGAATTGGTCCACGTCTGAAGCTTGACTAGGCACCCTGACACGCCTCACGTGTGACGCCAGGGATGGAGCTTCGCTCGTGTCAGACATGGCCGAGGATTTCACGCCGTACTCGCTCTTCTCGATGTAGGCACGGCTCGATTGGCTACCTGGCAGTGCACGTTTCCCTTGAAATTAAATAGGCGGGTGGTTTTGTGATTGGAGAGTTAATAATTGAGCAGAATTAATGCTTGTAAAGATCAAGTTATTTGGGGAAGTATTATAAAAATGCAATGAAAGAAACGAAAGGAAATCTGGTGAGTAATGTCAGTTTGAGTATGTATTACTTTCATCGTGAAAGATACTTATTTATCGAAGGCTATGACTTACCAGGATACTGGGATTTGATGAACCTGGTCTGAGACCTGATGTAGCTACTCTTATCGTCCTCGGACCTGCCGGTTTGACTAACCGATTGAATATCGGGATACTCGAAATCGATCGTTAAATCTTCCTCCTCGATGTTTGGCTCAGTCGTCCTAGTTATCCTGCTATACTTCCTTTCCTGCGTAATTTCATTCCTCGTCATGTACTCGACGTTACTGACAGCTGACGTTTCGCCAATCCTCTCGAGACTGTGGTAGCGTTCGTTCAATTTCGACGAGGACAATCCAAGGGTCGCCAGTTTCACTGGCGACGGCACCACCTCCGGCTGGAGCAGATTATCCAAGCTACGACTACGCTGCTTCTCCTTTTCGAAGTACCTATCGTTCAGCGCCGATTTCCGCGATAATCCTGTCTCTGTAGTGCTCTCCAATATACCTTCGTGAGATTGCTTCCTCACCTGAAAAGAATTATCGTGGGTGAAACCAAATTAAGAATTTCAATTCTTCATTCTTTCGTGGCCTcgttataattttgaaaaatgttaatAGCTAACGGAGCCTAACATTTCGAACGTTTACTTAGTAAAAGTTCGGTTTACCGATGGCTTCGTGACTGGCGGCTGTGGAGGAGGGACAGCAGGTCGCCTTGGCGATTGGATTTCAGGTTCGACAGGTTTATCGACAACCTTGGGCACTGGTTTCCGTTCGAGAGGTTGGAAGGTTTTCAGAACCGGTGGCTCTATTTCCTGCTCCAACTCTCGAATGATCTGCGTGTGCTGAAACGAATCAGATGAAAGTGTTATAGCGTGAAATAGCAGGGACTTGGCTATCTCGAGCTGTTCAACCGTGAGCTCACTTCTCTCTTTTTGATTGGAGGGAAGCTGTTCTTTCGCTGCTCAAGGAACATGTGCTTGGCGGCTGGAAAAGCTGGCGCCAGCTCCATCTCAGAAATAAGGTCGAGAACGTAGTCGAAGCCATTGGTCTCCGTCACAATAGCGTCTGGACCATCCAACTGATTCCACAAAGTGATGGTCCAGCCTGAATTGTCGACACCGTGATTGTGAACTGCGAGATTCGCCAATTCTTCGCAGGTCGTCCACGAGTCCACGACGCAGGTTACTGTTTCACCTGGAAACAAGTTGTACTTTGGTTaatttaattcaattatttatattttatacattcttACACTGCTGATTTTCTTCTGGAGGAATTCTAATCACAGAATTATCAATTTTCTACCgcatttgtaattatatgtaGCACTGGGTTGTCTAACCCGTCTATTgcaattcaattaaatttacaGAAAATCATTTCATATAACTCATTTGAATTTGCCATGCTGcgtaattaaagaaaattcaTTGCAAAGTGTTTAAAGTATTACCATCATAAAATCCCACGCTCAGCGCCATGTTGACGCGATTTCTGTTCGCTCTCCACTCCAAAACACAAGGTGGGTAGTTCCTAGGCACGTGATGAACGATTTGCTGATTGTTGCTCATGATCCTGAATATCGTCCTTTCTCCCTGCAAAAGCTTCCTCTGGCAGTAAGCCTTATACCCATCGTACGCATGGTCAGACACATATTTCAGAAGGTACTTGAACAATGTGGACGTTGGCTGAAAGGCTGATAGACAATTCGATAACAACAGCCAACCCCTCTCTTTATTCGCATCGTTCTCGTTCTTCCACGTTTGATTGGCCAATTGGCAAAGAATCTCGTCCCTCAGTTTTTCATTCACTATTCCCTTGTTTACGATATAGTCGCCCAGAGCTTGCTCCCTCTTCCCACTCAAGTTGTTCTCGTTCATAAAACGAAGAATCATCTTGAAGATCATCAACGAGTCCGTGTAATCTTGGTCCCTAGCTTTCGCCAAGAACGGTGTCTTTATCGGCTCCCGTTTCATGCCGAAGATGTGACTCTTGAAGTAAATGTTCGTGAACTTTGAGAACTGATGCTGATCGATGTCAGGAGGTAGATTGTAATTGTGGTGCGTGGGAATCACTTGCCCCACGACTTTCAAAAGATTCCTTTCTGTGTGCGTTGGCTGCCaatctataataaaaatgaacGTCAAAATTTGGATGCAGAAGAATTCTttagtagattttttttacaatgaaactgaatgaatttaatttaaaacggTTTGAAGGTACTTGAATGATAGATCATTTTCTCCATGTTGGGATACCAACGAGAAACCGAAAAGAGACAAATGTTTTCGAGATAATACCGTCAAGTTTGCTGTAGATGAAAGCAAGTTCAGCAGGAATTTCTAGATGATTGACACCAGCCACTGCTCTCGACGTTCTTTCCTGTTCCTCCCTCTGTTGCTTCGCTTTTGCTCGCTCCTTGCTGGCCCTCTCGATCTCAGCCCTCTTCGCCCTTTCTTCCTTCAGCACCATAAACTTCTCACGCTGCTTCTGTCCTCTGTATATCTTCTGCGCCATAAGCGCCGCTTTCTTCAGCGCCTTGAACTTTTTCCTCTCTCGATAGCCACGATAGACAGCCTGGATCAGTTCTGTGCTTCGTGAAATATTAAGGAACCTCCTCCTCGCGAGGAATCCCCTGGTGTATCTGCAATCACAAAATTCAAAGCGTGTGTAATTCACTACTCTGGATGCTTAAAGACTGAAAATTAGAAAGGTCATACAATGTCCTTGACATCTCtgacaatttcattttcaaactcACGATTTGAACTgtgttaaacttaaaatatgtgAAACCCACTGAAAAAATCCTGCTTTAAACTCTACCACCCTTCCCAAGGAAGAAACTGCTTAAAATTTATCTGCAACAGGCATATACACTTCTCTTTAATTAAACTTTACTACATATGATACCTTTGCACAGTTATGGCCGCCCTTTCCAAGATCAACGCCCTATTGTACTCCAGTGTCCTCTCCAACGACTCCCTCAAGAACACCCTAGTGAGGCCCAGCTGATACTGGGACTGTGCCTCCTTCGGTGCAGCTTTGTCCAGAATTATTCGACAGAGCTCCTTGTTCGGTGCTCCTCTAGGTAGGTGCGTGGAAACCAGGTACCTGTACCGATCGACAAAGTGCCCAAAGAGCAGGCGAACTGGATACCCTGTCTTTCGAATGCGAATGGTCTCAAGCATCCCCGTGTAACGCAGCTGCTCGAGAACGCACGGCATGTCGAATTTCATTGGTGCCTTTTCCGTGTTTGGCTTGATGCATCGCACGAACCAAGGGTTGCACCTGgaattttcaatgaatattCCAAGAGATGCTGAGTAAATGCAAAGTTCTTAACTGTCTTCGAAAATGCTAGGTTTGAAAGACCTACTGAGACATGGAGTCTAAAAGCTGCTGGAGACTGTCATGGAACCGAGCAGA
Above is a genomic segment from Andrena cerasifolii isolate SP2316 chromosome 12, iyAndCera1_principal, whole genome shotgun sequence containing:
- the Myo10a gene encoding unconventional myosin 10A isoform X6, with protein sequence MIQLTDLNEASLLWNLKIRYDKELIYTYTGSILVAVNPYKMFDIYGLDQVKLYEGRILGTLPPHLFAVGSSAYSQVTAANNASANQVVVISGESGSGKTESTKLVMQYLAAVNRAPNNLVTEQILEATPLLESFGNAKTPRNDNSSRFGKYLEVYFRDGVIVGGRITQYLLEKSRIVTQAAEERNYHVFYELLAGLDQQLRDKYGLLTPDKYFYLNQGGNCEIDGKSDTQDFKALLSAMQVLGFTSEEQDTIFKILASVLHLGNVYFHRKQMRHGQEGVEVGSDAEIRWAAHLLQASSDGIIRALTTKTTEARNERVFTALNIDQALDARDAFAKALYSSLFSWLVARVNHIVYKGTKQTAAISILDIFGFENFAENSLEQLCINYANENLQFYFNKHIFKLEQQEYAKEKIDWTTINYTDNLPVIHLIAKKPVGILHLLDDESNFPKATDLSFLEKCHYNHALSELYSRPRMNSAEFAIKHYAGQVWYNVEGFLDKNRDTLRPDVVELLISSKISMVSKMFQHVRTTHEANKTMNKPNGRFVTMKPRTPTVSARFHDSLQQLLDSMSQCNPWFVRCIKPNTEKAPMKFDMPCVLEQLRYTGMLETIRIRKTGYPVRLLFGHFVDRYRYLVSTHLPRGAPNKELCRIILDKAAPKEAQSQYQLGLTRVFLRESLERTLEYNRALILERAAITVQRYTRGFLARRRFLNISRSTELIQAVYRGYRERKKFKALKKAALMAQKIYRGQKQREKFMVLKEERAKRAEIERASKERAKAKQQREEQERTSRAVAGVNHLEIPAELAFIYSKLDDWQPTHTERNLLKVVGQVIPTHHNYNLPPDIDQHQFSKFTNIYFKSHIFGMKREPIKTPFLAKARDQDYTDSLMIFKMILRFMNENNLSGKREQALGDYIVNKGIVNEKLRDEILCQLANQTWKNENDANKERGWLLLSNCLSAFQPTSTLFKYLLKYVSDHAYDGYKAYCQRKLLQGERTIFRIMSNNQQIVHHVPRNYPPCVLEWRANRNRVNMALSVGFYDGETVTCVVDSWTTCEELANLAVHNHGVDNSGWTITLWNQLDGPDAIVTETNGFDYVLDLISEMELAPAFPAAKHMFLEQRKNSFPPIKKREHTQIIRELEQEIEPPVLKTFQPLERKPVPKVVDKPVEPEIQSPRRPAVPPPQPPVTKPSVRKQSHEGILESTTETGLSRKSALNDRYFEKEKQRSRSLDNLLQPEVVPSPVKLATLGLSSSKLNERYHSLERIGETSAVSNVEYMTRNEITQERKYSRITRTTEPNIEEEDLTIDFEYPDIQSVSQTGRSEDDKSSYIRSQTRFIKSQYPGKRALPGSQSSRAYIEKSEYGVKSSAMSDTSEAPSLASHVRRVRVPSQASDVDQFLDELFMPVLDGNLDELSDARSLAASIKGTGDDRSQSGAMILENLKSRYKPDNPEGSRRLETVDDFLGMMMNGSQNETITARELSVKIKGGGNMDIPNQNASYNFGAITPGMMSPPMMMPMFSATQQVPPAQNTSMNMGAGFMPIPIYSMQGLSLPQYPNSPPNPNNEMMAYQQNLQRAFLQSAMAQNIQIQQQLLAQNQALQQLLVQSPQNSSQQPGTVLSAGPSSMNLVPPAPQNGAQMGPNDSIGRYSKVSFREPEDAELWSTEKQGTPASNQRQEMTVKAQIHRSQSPARKNSETVRKTSVDYAVRKVSVDRKSADKKSSVPTDVKRPSANKNNVQSNFTNVLSELKNRKSSVDSNLSNSSNNKGVPPPPPMPPPLESHDPSESRPFLDPYGRAKTVRIGKWRWPPPSDSNENQSQDSFIEFKMRQQQQQRKITPQYQEYNQGDGEPSTEGGVEWEEFEIVNIVGNEERAAVNHASASTAKHENGYKEEGEKRKKKSKSGLEVGAQRPSPGSIGKLKLSSEMRQRLEKVTANHSVRSTKTTEKPALPREDGKVKRLEDNRKLLLEQQLGGRWDDYASTADDTQSVTSKGTTDMMTQAQVVRTQIERMERPVPPPLPVTPPQPPSPRGGSMYSNSQSGVPQPRSPPAPVEPKSRDSFRTSPDSETFEHFSKTQRDMFSHSRDIFASQQHLRESHEYRSEFDKSRSQDQKSKDFYGKDSTDMASSARDRSSDFDSRRDMNSDIFDPKYARDIFENSSSKRDPFGMTRDVSPKSRDSFGMPSPRDFGVMPNTRDSFAAARQSFKKLDRDTDRRSSVASTHRTDKMERIEIEEWPEFLRPVLPPAEKPEIEKVQEVMNTKLYPQTSTAHFTYNRVTWTLRVKKEVFAPNETLNSPLALHLVFCQVAYDVLATSSIRITKEDRQNMLKMLDNYGVTLDNLQSTQHKITIKKNVVDMAKQWPLYFARIFPVSIGPQHPETQHVAVSHHGLRLIKRTPNGDLVILETLPLEDIVSVSSPRVGVCVMQIASGVRLPLHTNRAPQLTEMISMYIRLIDQKPLHKSTHHENHVSQITKSIQSQASHGSSNHVQSHGQPNHVISNHENHVPSSRVPNHVSATNQTNHQKNQQNQRLSPNQEWRQPEDNGRLQEDGIYESGPVVNDGKHSLLQYAMLNFRQSTEKFEMLKTADGSISGSLKVIESLKSKKKNKKGKGQQDGAEWTWKEQVDLVKYSAVPIEQSLLRLDPELSSLSVECFLCLMMYMGDQPLPPDSSEVKCVYTVLMHCHEYELLRDEVYCQLMKQTTNNKSPNPDSCQRGWRIFSIVAAYFACSDGLRPYLTKYLETAAYDKRRAYHGTATVCLQNLRKTVKYGGRKNVPSVEEIMAISAGRNAKRQIYRLPGGTERVINTKCTTVVQDVIEEMCNIISVRSPHEMDEFSLYCIVDGDAFTMPLARDEYVLDVTTKLHKHHQVFYLIFCRSVWYYPLRLDAPLYIEVVFNQIAPDYLEGLLLVLPGEHLPQEVVYDMAQIAALLHRAADMAHEPTTKEIKYLLPKPVLSLREPRPQQWSNMVQQAWNNVQHNTVAACKAQVLEILWKWPLFGSSFFAVKRVPEGKEKGGDHILALNRHGVHFIDLITHETLHHYPYSEVISTRKVKSEEGTLYLDMKCGNLMQQRITRLQTEQAHEISRLIRQYITMEQRASNTQGAGIGFGMR